One window of the Benincasa hispida cultivar B227 chromosome 3, ASM972705v1, whole genome shotgun sequence genome contains the following:
- the LOC120074363 gene encoding sorting nexin 1, whose translation MEQERSLPGSSLSPRSPSSQPYLSVSVTDPVKLGNGVQAYISYRVITKTNFPEYQGPEKIVIRRYNDFVWLHDRLFEKYKGIFIPSLPEKNAVEKFRFSAEFIEMRRQALDIFVNRIASHHELQKSEDLRTFLQAEEETMERLRSHDSGIFKKKPADLMQIFKDVQSKVSDIVLGKEKPVEESNPEYEKLKHYIFELENHLTEAQKHAYRLVKRHRELGQALSDFGKAAKLLGACEENAVGKGFSELGAKSEMLSIKLQKEAHQLLMNFEEPLKDYVRTVQSIKATIAERANAFRQQCELAETTKLKEINLDKLMLMRSDKAAEAEVEYKELKAASEEATKRFETIVALMNQETIRFQEQKTLDMGLAFHEFAKGQARLANGVADAWRSLLPKLEALSVS comes from the exons ATGGAGCAGGAGAGAAGTTTGCCGGGTTCATCACTTAGCCCTAGATCTCCGTCTTCGCAGCCTTATCTTTCAGTTTCGGTGACTGATCCTGTGAAATTGGGAAATGGGGTCCAAGCTTATATCTCATACCGAGTCATCACTAAG ACTAATTTTCCTGAATACCAAGGTCCAGAGAAGATTGTCATTCGGCGATACAATGATTTTGTATGGTTACACGATCGACTTTTTGAGAAGTATAAAGGCATTTTTATTCCTTCTCTTCCAGAGAAGAATGCTGTAG AGAAATTTCGTTTTAGTGCTGAATTTATAGAAATGAGGCGTCAAGCTTTGGATATATTTGTAAATCGGATAGCTTCACATCACGAGCTTCAGAAGAGTGAGGACTTGAGAACCTTCTTGCAGGCGGAAGAAGAG ACCATGGAGAGGTTGAGATCTCATGATTCTGGAATTTTCAAGAAAAAGCCAGCTGATTTAATGCAAATATTCAAG GACGTACAATCTAAAGTGAGTGACATTGTTCTTGGAAAAGAAAAGCCGGTGGAAGAGTCAAATCCTGAATATGAAAAGCTAAAACACTACATATTTGAGCTTGAAAACCACTTAACTGAAGCCCAGAAGCATGCATATCGACTTGTGAAAAGGCATAGAG AGTTGGGACAGGCGTTATCGGATTTTGGAAAGGCTGCCAAGCTTCTTGGTGCTTGTGAAGAAAATGCTGTTGGCAAGGGGTTCTCAGAACTGGGAGCCAAATCAGAGATGTTGTCAATTAAGTTGCAAAAGGAG GCTCACCAACTTCTGATGAATTTTGAGGAACCTTTGAAAGATTATGTTCGTACCGTGCAATCTATTAAG GCCACCATAGCCGAGAGAGCCAATGCCTTCAGGCAGCAATGTGAACTTGCCGAAACAACAAAGCTGAAAGAGATAAATCT AGACAAACTCATGCTAATGAGATCCGATAAAGCAGCTGAGGCTGAGGTGGAGTACAAAGAG TTGAAGGCAGCGAGTGAGGAAGCGACCAAAAGATTTGAGACAATAGTGGCACTAATGAATCAAGAGACCATAAGATTCCAGGAACAGAAAACATTAGACATGGGGCTCGCTTTCCATGAATTTGCAAAAGGACAGGCCCGTTTGGCAAATGGGGTCGCCGATGCATGGAGAAGTCTCCTTCCCAAGCTCGAGGCTCTCTCAGTTTCATGA
- the LOC120073272 gene encoding uncharacterized protein LOC120073272: MEAISHSTKQFICYTTVNSRPCILSPMASHPSLVFVAWNTRHRQISRFSQLSSPCLRNTKLVPKSSDENYDIVPSEDDPEDGVSLGTMKLPSDIDIARFQVLLFQWANSLCQGANLPLPVPLKVDKIPSGVRLGFITIGDGKTEVLVYIDCLVFPATANTNPIFRAIRNGRLRDQSPPGEPRIMRSLLGALKKSVEISRV, encoded by the exons ATGGAAGccatttctcattcaacaaagcAATTCATTTGTTACACAACTGTCAATTCTCGGCCATGTATTTTGTCTCCAATGGCGTCTCATCCGTCACTGGTTTTCGTCGCTTGGAACACTCGCCATCGGCAAATCTCCAGGTTCTCTCAACTCTCAAGTCCATGCCTCAGGAATACGAAGCTGGTGCCCAAGTCTTCGGATGAGAACTACGATATTGTGCCCTCAGAAGATGACCCTGAAGATGGAGTATCACTTGGGACCATGAAATTGCCTTCGGACATTGACATTGCTAGATTTCAGGTCTTACTCTTCCAG TGGGCCAATAGTCTTTGCCAGGGAGCTAACTTGCCGCTTCCAGTGCCTCTGAAG GTTGACAAAATACCCAGTGGAGTTAGACTTGGTTTTATCACAATTGGAGATGGAAAGACGGAAGTTCTGGTGTATATAGATTGCTTGGTTTTTCCTGCTACTGCCAATACTAATCCAATTTTTCGAGCCATAAGAAATGGACGCTTAAGGGACCAGTCACCTCCTGGTGAACCGAGAATTATGAGGAGTCTTTTGGGTGCTTTGAAAAAATCAGTTGAAATTTCTAGAGTATGA